A genomic window from Silene latifolia isolate original U9 population chromosome 11, ASM4854445v1, whole genome shotgun sequence includes:
- the LOC141614548 gene encoding uncharacterized protein LOC141614548: MYFGGVAPSIKHLILNSTGYTEGELPVRYLGIPLFCSRLTQRMFSPLLDKIRGNLGHWANHMLSYAGKIALIKSVIFGLQNFWGSSVLLPKGIVKKIHKMCKDFLWGIKDGARRLVFKSWNSFCLPRTEGGVDIKEILSWNKTQLMMWLHKLLIASPNIWVNWVKAYVLKGISIWDFKMTAAYSWFWGNVISSRDSLLQLVGERAQAEALLLEDGYKQKIYDLIRSKGTPFSYHKTIWDSVVYPKHAIIGLLASQNKLPTIDNLCTRGLVLVNRCTLCERQAETGAHLFFNSSIPGGLDKEFRFGLSVPVALNWTLFFRG; this comes from the coding sequence ATGTATTTTGGAGGTGTTGCTCCTTCCATTAAACATCTCATTTTGAACTCTACTGGGTATACTGAGGGTGAGCTCCCTGTTCGATATTTGGGCATTCCCTTATTTTGTTCAAGGCTTACTCAACGGATGTTTAGTCCTCTCTTGGATAAAATCAGGGGAAATCTTGGCCACTGGGCAAATCACATGTTGAGTTATGCTGGGAAAATTGCCCTCATAAAATCTGTCATTTTTGGGCTTCAGAACTTTTGGGGATCGAGTGTTTTGCTACCCAAAGGAATTGTGAAAAAAATCCATAAGATGTGTAAGGATTTTCTGTGGGGCATTAAGGATGGGGCTCGCAGGCTAGTTTTTAAGAGTTGGAATAGCTTTTGCCTTCCTCGAACTGAGGGAGGGGTGGACATCAAGGAAATCCTTAGCTGGAACAAAACGCAACTAATGATGTGGCTTCACAAATTGCTCATTGCTTCTCCTAACATCTGGGTAAATTGGGTTAAAGCTTATGTGCTTAAAGGGATTAGTATTTGGGACTTTAAAATGACAGCTGCGTACTCATGGTTCTGGGGGAATGTTATCTCCTCTAGAGACAGTTTGCTGCAGCTTGTTGGGGAGAGGGCTCAGGCAGAAGCTCTTTTGTTGGAGGATGGGTACAAGCAGAAGATTTATGATTTGATAAGAAGTAAAGGTACTCCCTTCAGCTACCACAAGACTATCTGGGATTCTGTAGTCTACCCCAAGCATGCTATTATTGGACTTCTTGCATCTCAGAACAAGCTTCCTACTATAGACAACCTGTGCACCCGGGGTTTGGTCTTGGTGAATAGATGCACCCTGTGTGAGAGGCAGGCTGAAACAGGTGCACATCTATTCTTTAACTCGTCGATTCCCGGAGGTTTGGACAAAGAATTTCGATTTGGATTAAGTGTACCAGTTGCCCTAAACTGGACACTATTCTTTCGTGGTTAA